A stretch of Equus przewalskii isolate Varuska chromosome 11, EquPr2, whole genome shotgun sequence DNA encodes these proteins:
- the MYRF gene encoding myelin regulatory factor isoform X21 — MRDLYMKAEPPMPPYAAMGQGLVPTDLHHTQQSQMLHQLLQQHGAELPTHPSKKRKHSESPPNTLNAQMLNGMIKQEPGTVTALPPHPTRAPSPPWPPQGPLSPGPGSLPLSIARVQTPPWHPPGAPSPGLLQDNDSLSGSYLDPNYQSIKWQPHQQNKWATLYDANYKELPMLTYRVDADKGFNFSVGDDAFVCQKKNHFQVTVYIGMLGEPKYVKTPEGLKPLDCFYLKLHGVKLEALNQSINIEQSQSDRSKRPFNPVTVNLPPEQVTKVTVGRLHFSETTANNMRKKGKPNPDQRYFMLVVALQAHAQNQNYTLAAQISERIIVRASNPGQFESDSDVLWQRAQVPDTVFHHGRVGINTDRPDEALVVHGNVKVMGSLMHPSDLRAKEHVQEVDTMEQLKRISRMRLVHYRYKPEFAASAGIEATAAPETGVIAQEVKEILPEAVKDTGDVVFANGKTIENFLVVNKERIFMENVGAVKELCKLTDNLETRIDELERWSHKLAKLRRLDSLKSTGSSGAFSHAGSQFSRAGSVPHKKRPPKVASKSSSVVPDQACISQRFLQGTIIALVVVMAFSVVSMSTLYVLSLRTEEDLVETDGSFAVSTSCLLALLRPQHPGGSEALCPCRSSQSFGTTQLRQSPVTTGLPGTQPSLLLVTAGLVSSAPGPAIRTVDLCFSRPCPVVCCSSSTPSPTPAPSLGPSSNPSHGLSPSPSPSTNRSGPSQMALLPVTNIRAKSWGLSANGIGHFKHSKSLEPVASPAVPFPGGQGKAKNSPSLGLHGRARRGAPQPGLSPVQPTQARDQPDPVPSLTSIQVLENSMPITSLYCAPGNACRPGNFTYHIPISSSTPLHLSLTLQMNSSSPVSVVLCRLMSKEEPCEEGGFLQSLHTHQDTQGTSHQWPVTILSFREFTYHFRVALLGQANCSAEALARPATDYYFHFYRLCD; from the exons ATG CGGGACCTGTACATGAAGGCCGAGCCCCCGATGCCCCCCTATGCCGCCATGGGGCAGGGACTGGTGCCCACCGACCTCCATCACACCCAGCAGTCCCAGATGCTGCACCAGCTGCTGCAGCAACATGGAGCTGA GCTCCCCACACACCCCTCCAAGAAGAGGAAGCACTCCGAATCACCCCCCAACACCCTCAACGCCCAGATGCTGAATGGAATGATCAAACAGGAGCCTGGGACCGTGACAGCCCTGCCCCCGCACCCCACTCGAGCCCCATCCCCACCTTGGCCTCCCCAGGGCCCGCTCTCCCCCGGCCCCGGCTCCTTGCCCCTCAGCATCGCCCGGGTCCAGACGCCGCCTTGGCACCCACCAGGTGCACCCTCACCAG GTCTCCTGCAGGACAATGATAGTCTCAGTGGCTCCTACCTGGACCCCAACTACCAGTCCATCAAGTGGCAGCCGCATCAGCAGAACAAGTGGGCGACACTGTACGACGCGAACTACAAAGAGCT gcccatGCTCACCTACCGCGTGGATGCCGACAAGGGCTTCAACTTTTCGGTGGGCGATGATGCCTTCGTGTGCCAGAAGAAGAACCACTTCCAGGTGACGGTGTACATCGGCATGCTGGGCGAGCCCAAGTACGTCAAGACGCCCGAAGGCCTCAAGCCCCTTGATTGCTTCTACCTGAAGTTGCACGGAGTGAAG CTGGAGGCCCTGAACCAGTCCATCAACATCGAGCAGTCCCAGTCAGACCGAAGCAAGCGCCCCTTCAACCCCGTCAC GGTCAATCTGCCCCCTGAGCAGGTCACGAAGGTGACCGTGGGGCGGTTGCACTTCAGCGAGACCACCGCCAACAACATGCGCAAGAAGGGCAAGCCCAACCCTGACCAGAG GTACTTCATGCTGGTGGTGGCCCTCCAGGCCCACGCACAGAACCAGAACTACACGCTGGCTGCCCAGATCTCGGAGCGCATCATCGTGCGG GCCTCCAATCCAGGCCAGTTTGAGAGTGACAGCGACGTGCTGTGGCAGCGGGCGCAAGTGCCCGACACCGTCTTCCACCATGGCCGTGTGGGCATCAACACGGACCGGCCAGACGAGGCGCTGGTCGTGCACGGCAACGTCAAGGTCATGGGCTCGCTCATGCACCCCTCAGACCTGCGGGCGAAGGAGCACGTGCAGGAG GTGGACACCATGGAGCAGCTGAAGAGGATCTCGCGCATGCGCCTGGTGCACTACAGATACAAGCCGGAGTTTGCCGCCAGCGCTGGCATCGAGGCGACCGCGGCGCCCGAGACGG GTGTGATCGCCCAGGAGGTGAAGGAGATCCTGCCTGAGGCCGTGAAGGACACTGGAGACGTAGTCTTTGCCAATGGGAAAACTATAGAGAACTTCCTGGTGGTGAACAAG GAGCGCATCTTCATGGAGAACGTGGGTGCTGTGAAGGAGCTGTGCAAGCTGACTGACAACCTGGAGACGCGCATTGATGAGCTGGAGCGCTGGAGCCACAAGCTGGCCAAACTGCGGCGACTTGATAGTCTCAAGTCCACTGGCAGCTCAGGCGCCTTCAG CCATGCAGGGAGCCAGTTCAGCCGGGCGGGCAGCGTCCCCCACAAGAAGAGGCCCCCCAAGGTGGCCAGCAAG TCATCGTCTGTGGTCCCAGACCAGGCCTGCATCAGCCAGCGCTTCCTGCAGGGAACCATCATTGCCCTGGTGGTGGTCATGGCCTTCAG CGTGGTGTCCATGTCCACACTGTATGTGCTGAGCCTGCGTACTGAGGAGGACCTGGTAGAAACTGATGG CTCTTTTGCCGTGTCTACTTCCTGTCTTCTGGCCCTGCTCCGGCCCCAGCACCCTGGGGGGAGCGAGGCCCTGTGCCCATG CAGGTCCAGCCAGAGCTTTGGGACCACTCAGCTCCGACAGTCCCCTGTGACCACTGGGCTGCCAGGCACACAGCCCTCTTTGCTGCTGG TTACCGCCGGCCTGGTCAGCTCAGCTCCGGGTCCAGCCATACGCACTGTGGACCTGTGCTTCAGCCGCCCCTGCCCGGTCGTCTGCTGCTCCTCGTCCACCCCCAGCCCTACTCCTGCCCCTAGTCTTGGCCCCAGCTCTAACCCCAGTCACGGTCTCAGCCCCAGTCCCAGCCCCTCCACCAACCGCTCAG GCCCCAGCCAGATGGCCCTGCTGCCAGTCACCAACATCAGAGCCAAGTCCTGGGGCCTGTCAGCCAATGGCATTGGCCACTTCAAGCATTCAAAGAGCTTGGAGCCTGTGGCTAGCCCTGCAGTCCCCTTCCCTGGGGGGCAGGGCAAAGCCAAGAACAGCCCCAGCCTCGGTCTCCATGGCCGGGCCCGCCGAGGAGCCCCCCAGCCTGGCCTGAGCCCTGTTCAGCCCACTCAGGCCCGGGACCAGCCAG ACCCAGTGCCCTCCCTGACCTCCATCCAGGTGCTGGAGAATTCGATGCCCATCACCTCCCTGTACTGCGCCCCAGGGAATGCCTGCAG GCCTGGCAACTTCACCTACCACATCCCCATCAGCAGCAGCACCCCGCTGCACCTCAGCCTGACCCTGCAGATGAA CTCCTCATCTCCCGTGTCCGTCGTGCTGTGCCGCCTCATGTCAAAGGAGGAGCCGTGTGAGGAGGGGGGCTTTCTGCAGAGCCTTCACACCCACCAGGACACCCAG ggCACTTCCCACCAGTGGCCAGTAACTATCCTGTCCTTCCGTGAATTCACCTACCACTTCCGCGTGGCACTGCTG GGTCAGGCCAACTGCAGCGCGGAGGCTCTGGCCCGGCCAGCCACAGACTACTACTTCCACTTCTACCGCCTGTGTGACTGA
- the MYRF gene encoding myelin regulatory factor isoform X23, producing MRDLYMKAEPPMPPYAAMGQGLVPTDLHHTQQSQMLHQLLQQHGAELPTHPSKKRKHSESPPNTLNAQMLNGMIKQEPGTVTALPPHPTRAPSPPWPPQGPLSPGPGSLPLSIARVQTPPWHPPGAPSPGLLQDNDSLSGSYLDPNYQSIKWQPHQQNKWATLYDANYKELPMLTYRVDADKGFNFSVGDDAFVCQKKNHFQVTVYIGMLGEPKYVKTPEGLKPLDCFYLKLHGVKLEALNQSINIEQSQSDRSKRPFNPVTVNLPPEQVTKVTVGRLHFSETTANNMRKKGKPNPDQRYFMLVVALQAHAQNQNYTLAAQISERIIVRASNPGQFESDSDVLWQRAQVPDTVFHHGRVGINTDRPDEALVVHGNVKVMGSLMHPSDLRAKEHVQEVDTMEQLKRISRMRLVHYRYKPEFAASAGIEATAAPETGVIAQEVKEILPEAVKDTGDVVFANGKTIENFLVVNKERIFMENVGAVKELCKLTDNLETRIDELERWSHKLAKLRRLDSLKSTGSSGAFSHAGSQFSRAGSVPHKKRPPKVASKSSSVVPDQACISQRFLQGTIIALVVVMAFSVVSMSTLYVLSLRTEEDLVETDGSSQSFGTTQLRQSPVTTGLPGTQPSLLLVTAGLVSSAPGPAIRTVDLCFSRPCPVVCCSSSTPSPTPAPSLGPSSNPSHGLSPSPSPSTNRSGPSQMALLPVTNIRAKSWGLSANGIGHFKHSKSLEPVASPAVPFPGGQGKAKNSPSLGLHGRARRGAPQPGLSPVQPTQARDQPDPVPSLTSIQVLENSMPITSLYCAPGNACRPGNFTYHIPISSSTPLHLSLTLQMNSSSPVSVVLCRLMSKEEPCEEGGFLQSLHTHQDTQGTSHQWPVTILSFREFTYHFRVALLGQANCSAEALARPATDYYFHFYRLCD from the exons ATG CGGGACCTGTACATGAAGGCCGAGCCCCCGATGCCCCCCTATGCCGCCATGGGGCAGGGACTGGTGCCCACCGACCTCCATCACACCCAGCAGTCCCAGATGCTGCACCAGCTGCTGCAGCAACATGGAGCTGA GCTCCCCACACACCCCTCCAAGAAGAGGAAGCACTCCGAATCACCCCCCAACACCCTCAACGCCCAGATGCTGAATGGAATGATCAAACAGGAGCCTGGGACCGTGACAGCCCTGCCCCCGCACCCCACTCGAGCCCCATCCCCACCTTGGCCTCCCCAGGGCCCGCTCTCCCCCGGCCCCGGCTCCTTGCCCCTCAGCATCGCCCGGGTCCAGACGCCGCCTTGGCACCCACCAGGTGCACCCTCACCAG GTCTCCTGCAGGACAATGATAGTCTCAGTGGCTCCTACCTGGACCCCAACTACCAGTCCATCAAGTGGCAGCCGCATCAGCAGAACAAGTGGGCGACACTGTACGACGCGAACTACAAAGAGCT gcccatGCTCACCTACCGCGTGGATGCCGACAAGGGCTTCAACTTTTCGGTGGGCGATGATGCCTTCGTGTGCCAGAAGAAGAACCACTTCCAGGTGACGGTGTACATCGGCATGCTGGGCGAGCCCAAGTACGTCAAGACGCCCGAAGGCCTCAAGCCCCTTGATTGCTTCTACCTGAAGTTGCACGGAGTGAAG CTGGAGGCCCTGAACCAGTCCATCAACATCGAGCAGTCCCAGTCAGACCGAAGCAAGCGCCCCTTCAACCCCGTCAC GGTCAATCTGCCCCCTGAGCAGGTCACGAAGGTGACCGTGGGGCGGTTGCACTTCAGCGAGACCACCGCCAACAACATGCGCAAGAAGGGCAAGCCCAACCCTGACCAGAG GTACTTCATGCTGGTGGTGGCCCTCCAGGCCCACGCACAGAACCAGAACTACACGCTGGCTGCCCAGATCTCGGAGCGCATCATCGTGCGG GCCTCCAATCCAGGCCAGTTTGAGAGTGACAGCGACGTGCTGTGGCAGCGGGCGCAAGTGCCCGACACCGTCTTCCACCATGGCCGTGTGGGCATCAACACGGACCGGCCAGACGAGGCGCTGGTCGTGCACGGCAACGTCAAGGTCATGGGCTCGCTCATGCACCCCTCAGACCTGCGGGCGAAGGAGCACGTGCAGGAG GTGGACACCATGGAGCAGCTGAAGAGGATCTCGCGCATGCGCCTGGTGCACTACAGATACAAGCCGGAGTTTGCCGCCAGCGCTGGCATCGAGGCGACCGCGGCGCCCGAGACGG GTGTGATCGCCCAGGAGGTGAAGGAGATCCTGCCTGAGGCCGTGAAGGACACTGGAGACGTAGTCTTTGCCAATGGGAAAACTATAGAGAACTTCCTGGTGGTGAACAAG GAGCGCATCTTCATGGAGAACGTGGGTGCTGTGAAGGAGCTGTGCAAGCTGACTGACAACCTGGAGACGCGCATTGATGAGCTGGAGCGCTGGAGCCACAAGCTGGCCAAACTGCGGCGACTTGATAGTCTCAAGTCCACTGGCAGCTCAGGCGCCTTCAG CCATGCAGGGAGCCAGTTCAGCCGGGCGGGCAGCGTCCCCCACAAGAAGAGGCCCCCCAAGGTGGCCAGCAAG TCATCGTCTGTGGTCCCAGACCAGGCCTGCATCAGCCAGCGCTTCCTGCAGGGAACCATCATTGCCCTGGTGGTGGTCATGGCCTTCAG CGTGGTGTCCATGTCCACACTGTATGTGCTGAGCCTGCGTACTGAGGAGGACCTGGTAGAAACTGATGG GTCCAGCCAGAGCTTTGGGACCACTCAGCTCCGACAGTCCCCTGTGACCACTGGGCTGCCAGGCACACAGCCCTCTTTGCTGCTGG TTACCGCCGGCCTGGTCAGCTCAGCTCCGGGTCCAGCCATACGCACTGTGGACCTGTGCTTCAGCCGCCCCTGCCCGGTCGTCTGCTGCTCCTCGTCCACCCCCAGCCCTACTCCTGCCCCTAGTCTTGGCCCCAGCTCTAACCCCAGTCACGGTCTCAGCCCCAGTCCCAGCCCCTCCACCAACCGCTCAG GCCCCAGCCAGATGGCCCTGCTGCCAGTCACCAACATCAGAGCCAAGTCCTGGGGCCTGTCAGCCAATGGCATTGGCCACTTCAAGCATTCAAAGAGCTTGGAGCCTGTGGCTAGCCCTGCAGTCCCCTTCCCTGGGGGGCAGGGCAAAGCCAAGAACAGCCCCAGCCTCGGTCTCCATGGCCGGGCCCGCCGAGGAGCCCCCCAGCCTGGCCTGAGCCCTGTTCAGCCCACTCAGGCCCGGGACCAGCCAG ACCCAGTGCCCTCCCTGACCTCCATCCAGGTGCTGGAGAATTCGATGCCCATCACCTCCCTGTACTGCGCCCCAGGGAATGCCTGCAG GCCTGGCAACTTCACCTACCACATCCCCATCAGCAGCAGCACCCCGCTGCACCTCAGCCTGACCCTGCAGATGAA CTCCTCATCTCCCGTGTCCGTCGTGCTGTGCCGCCTCATGTCAAAGGAGGAGCCGTGTGAGGAGGGGGGCTTTCTGCAGAGCCTTCACACCCACCAGGACACCCAG ggCACTTCCCACCAGTGGCCAGTAACTATCCTGTCCTTCCGTGAATTCACCTACCACTTCCGCGTGGCACTGCTG GGTCAGGCCAACTGCAGCGCGGAGGCTCTGGCCCGGCCAGCCACAGACTACTACTTCCACTTCTACCGCCTGTGTGACTGA
- the MYRF gene encoding myelin regulatory factor isoform X18, with protein sequence MDAPFGDPHLLRTITPETLCHVGVPSRLEHPPPPPAHLPGPPPPPPPPPHYPILQRDLYMKAEPPMPPYAAMGQGLVPTDLHHTQQSQMLHQLLQQHGAELPTHPSKKRKHSESPPNTLNAQMLNGMIKQEPGTVTALPPHPTRAPSPPWPPQGPLSPGPGSLPLSIARVQTPPWHPPGAPSPGLLQDNDSLSGSYLDPNYQSIKWQPHQQNKWATLYDANYKELPMLTYRVDADKGFNFSVGDDAFVCQKKNHFQVTVYIGMLGEPKYVKTPEGLKPLDCFYLKLHGVKLEALNQSINIEQSQSDRSKRPFNPVTVNLPPEQVTKVTVGRLHFSETTANNMRKKGKPNPDQRYFMLVVALQAHAQNQNYTLAAQISERIIVRASNPGQFESDSDVLWQRAQVPDTVFHHGRVGINTDRPDEALVVHGNVKVMGSLMHPSDLRAKEHVQEVDTMEQLKRISRMRLVHYRYKPEFAASAGIEATAAPETGVIAQEVKEILPEAVKDTGDVVFANGKTIENFLVVNKERIFMENVGAVKELCKLTDNLETRIDELERWSHKLAKLRRLDSLKSTGSSGAFSHAGSQFSRAGSVPHKKRPPKVASKSSSVVPDQACISQRFLQGTIIALVVVMAFSVVSMSTLYVLSLRTEEDLVETDGSFAVSTSCLLALLRPQHPGGSEALCPCRSSQSFGTTQLRQSPVTTGLPGTQPSLLLVTAGLVSSAPGPAIRTVDLCFSRPCPVVCCSSSTPSPTPAPSLGPSSNPSHGLSPSPSPSTNRSGPSQMALLPVTNIRAKSWGLSANGIGHFKHSKSLEPVASPAVPFPGGQGKAKNSPSLGLHGRARRGAPQPGLSPVQPTQARDQPDPVPSLTSIQVLENSMPITSLYCAPGNACRPGNFTYHIPISSSTPLHLSLTLQMNSSSPVSVVLCRLMSKEEPCEEGGFLQSLHTHQDTQGTSHQWPVTILSFREFTYHFRVALLGQANCSAEALARPATDYYFHFYRLCD encoded by the exons ATGGACGCGCCCTTCGGTG ACCCCCATCTCCTGCGCACTATAACCCCTGAGACCCTGTGCCACGTGGGAGTGCCCTCCCGCCTGGAGCAcccgcccccacctccagcccacctgccaggccccccaccgcccccgccgcccccaccTCACTACCCTATCCTGCAGCGGGACCTGTACATGAAGGCCGAGCCCCCGATGCCCCCCTATGCCGCCATGGGGCAGGGACTGGTGCCCACCGACCTCCATCACACCCAGCAGTCCCAGATGCTGCACCAGCTGCTGCAGCAACATGGAGCTGA GCTCCCCACACACCCCTCCAAGAAGAGGAAGCACTCCGAATCACCCCCCAACACCCTCAACGCCCAGATGCTGAATGGAATGATCAAACAGGAGCCTGGGACCGTGACAGCCCTGCCCCCGCACCCCACTCGAGCCCCATCCCCACCTTGGCCTCCCCAGGGCCCGCTCTCCCCCGGCCCCGGCTCCTTGCCCCTCAGCATCGCCCGGGTCCAGACGCCGCCTTGGCACCCACCAGGTGCACCCTCACCAG GTCTCCTGCAGGACAATGATAGTCTCAGTGGCTCCTACCTGGACCCCAACTACCAGTCCATCAAGTGGCAGCCGCATCAGCAGAACAAGTGGGCGACACTGTACGACGCGAACTACAAAGAGCT gcccatGCTCACCTACCGCGTGGATGCCGACAAGGGCTTCAACTTTTCGGTGGGCGATGATGCCTTCGTGTGCCAGAAGAAGAACCACTTCCAGGTGACGGTGTACATCGGCATGCTGGGCGAGCCCAAGTACGTCAAGACGCCCGAAGGCCTCAAGCCCCTTGATTGCTTCTACCTGAAGTTGCACGGAGTGAAG CTGGAGGCCCTGAACCAGTCCATCAACATCGAGCAGTCCCAGTCAGACCGAAGCAAGCGCCCCTTCAACCCCGTCAC GGTCAATCTGCCCCCTGAGCAGGTCACGAAGGTGACCGTGGGGCGGTTGCACTTCAGCGAGACCACCGCCAACAACATGCGCAAGAAGGGCAAGCCCAACCCTGACCAGAG GTACTTCATGCTGGTGGTGGCCCTCCAGGCCCACGCACAGAACCAGAACTACACGCTGGCTGCCCAGATCTCGGAGCGCATCATCGTGCGG GCCTCCAATCCAGGCCAGTTTGAGAGTGACAGCGACGTGCTGTGGCAGCGGGCGCAAGTGCCCGACACCGTCTTCCACCATGGCCGTGTGGGCATCAACACGGACCGGCCAGACGAGGCGCTGGTCGTGCACGGCAACGTCAAGGTCATGGGCTCGCTCATGCACCCCTCAGACCTGCGGGCGAAGGAGCACGTGCAGGAG GTGGACACCATGGAGCAGCTGAAGAGGATCTCGCGCATGCGCCTGGTGCACTACAGATACAAGCCGGAGTTTGCCGCCAGCGCTGGCATCGAGGCGACCGCGGCGCCCGAGACGG GTGTGATCGCCCAGGAGGTGAAGGAGATCCTGCCTGAGGCCGTGAAGGACACTGGAGACGTAGTCTTTGCCAATGGGAAAACTATAGAGAACTTCCTGGTGGTGAACAAG GAGCGCATCTTCATGGAGAACGTGGGTGCTGTGAAGGAGCTGTGCAAGCTGACTGACAACCTGGAGACGCGCATTGATGAGCTGGAGCGCTGGAGCCACAAGCTGGCCAAACTGCGGCGACTTGATAGTCTCAAGTCCACTGGCAGCTCAGGCGCCTTCAG CCATGCAGGGAGCCAGTTCAGCCGGGCGGGCAGCGTCCCCCACAAGAAGAGGCCCCCCAAGGTGGCCAGCAAG TCATCGTCTGTGGTCCCAGACCAGGCCTGCATCAGCCAGCGCTTCCTGCAGGGAACCATCATTGCCCTGGTGGTGGTCATGGCCTTCAG CGTGGTGTCCATGTCCACACTGTATGTGCTGAGCCTGCGTACTGAGGAGGACCTGGTAGAAACTGATGG CTCTTTTGCCGTGTCTACTTCCTGTCTTCTGGCCCTGCTCCGGCCCCAGCACCCTGGGGGGAGCGAGGCCCTGTGCCCATG CAGGTCCAGCCAGAGCTTTGGGACCACTCAGCTCCGACAGTCCCCTGTGACCACTGGGCTGCCAGGCACACAGCCCTCTTTGCTGCTGG TTACCGCCGGCCTGGTCAGCTCAGCTCCGGGTCCAGCCATACGCACTGTGGACCTGTGCTTCAGCCGCCCCTGCCCGGTCGTCTGCTGCTCCTCGTCCACCCCCAGCCCTACTCCTGCCCCTAGTCTTGGCCCCAGCTCTAACCCCAGTCACGGTCTCAGCCCCAGTCCCAGCCCCTCCACCAACCGCTCAG GCCCCAGCCAGATGGCCCTGCTGCCAGTCACCAACATCAGAGCCAAGTCCTGGGGCCTGTCAGCCAATGGCATTGGCCACTTCAAGCATTCAAAGAGCTTGGAGCCTGTGGCTAGCCCTGCAGTCCCCTTCCCTGGGGGGCAGGGCAAAGCCAAGAACAGCCCCAGCCTCGGTCTCCATGGCCGGGCCCGCCGAGGAGCCCCCCAGCCTGGCCTGAGCCCTGTTCAGCCCACTCAGGCCCGGGACCAGCCAG ACCCAGTGCCCTCCCTGACCTCCATCCAGGTGCTGGAGAATTCGATGCCCATCACCTCCCTGTACTGCGCCCCAGGGAATGCCTGCAG GCCTGGCAACTTCACCTACCACATCCCCATCAGCAGCAGCACCCCGCTGCACCTCAGCCTGACCCTGCAGATGAA CTCCTCATCTCCCGTGTCCGTCGTGCTGTGCCGCCTCATGTCAAAGGAGGAGCCGTGTGAGGAGGGGGGCTTTCTGCAGAGCCTTCACACCCACCAGGACACCCAG ggCACTTCCCACCAGTGGCCAGTAACTATCCTGTCCTTCCGTGAATTCACCTACCACTTCCGCGTGGCACTGCTG GGTCAGGCCAACTGCAGCGCGGAGGCTCTGGCCCGGCCAGCCACAGACTACTACTTCCACTTCTACCGCCTGTGTGACTGA